A single region of the Anaerolineales bacterium genome encodes:
- the gndA gene encoding NADP-dependent phosphogluconate dehydrogenase: MKNLVDIGMIGLGTMGRNLVLNVADYGHSVVGHDRNPDQVKELEGESDRPEIMTADNIENLVAQLKIPHVLMILVPAGKPVDQVIQSLIPHLKVADIVIDGGNSHFRDTERRADSLKKDGIHYLGVGISGGEYGARHGPSIMPGGPEEAYKIVQPILEAVAAKVDGESCVTYLGPRSAGHYVKMVHNGIEYGFMQIITESYDLMKRGLGMSNEQIDAVMTAWNECNLSSYLMENTSEVFHEIDPKTGKPLVDVIIDEAQQNGAGRWASQDAMDVGIPVMTISTAVAMRNLSLEKEERVRASRLLSGPDHTFPGDNARYQADLYDAVYMAMILVFDQGMSLLHQASKIYDDGLDQAEIARIWCGGCIIRSALLTTIRQTHLDHPDLSNLLLDSRLGQEVDSRQEQLRNVVTLAAELGVPIPGLMSALAYYDATRSAWLPANLIQAQRDYFGAHRFQHVDSQGDFHNQWVKEQTS, translated from the coding sequence CGGACCAGGTGAAAGAACTCGAGGGTGAAAGTGATCGACCGGAAATCATGACGGCGGACAATATCGAAAACCTCGTTGCACAGCTGAAGATCCCGCACGTCCTCATGATCCTGGTCCCGGCCGGGAAGCCCGTCGACCAGGTCATTCAAAGCTTGATTCCGCATCTTAAAGTTGCCGACATCGTGATCGACGGTGGCAATTCGCATTTCCGTGACACGGAGCGGCGGGCTGACTCGCTGAAAAAAGATGGCATCCACTACCTTGGAGTCGGGATCTCGGGCGGCGAATACGGCGCCCGCCATGGTCCCAGCATCATGCCCGGCGGCCCCGAAGAAGCGTACAAGATCGTCCAACCGATCCTCGAAGCGGTGGCGGCCAAAGTAGACGGCGAATCCTGCGTGACCTACCTCGGTCCCCGATCTGCGGGGCACTACGTTAAAATGGTCCACAACGGCATCGAATACGGCTTTATGCAAATCATTACAGAAAGCTACGACCTGATGAAGCGCGGCCTGGGCATGTCGAACGAGCAGATCGACGCGGTCATGACCGCCTGGAACGAGTGCAATCTGAGCAGCTATCTCATGGAAAACACCTCCGAGGTGTTCCACGAAATCGATCCCAAAACGGGCAAACCCCTGGTGGACGTCATTATTGACGAAGCGCAGCAAAACGGCGCGGGCAGATGGGCATCGCAGGATGCCATGGACGTCGGTATTCCGGTCATGACGATTAGCACAGCCGTTGCCATGCGCAATCTCTCGCTAGAAAAAGAGGAACGCGTCCGCGCCAGCCGCCTGCTCTCCGGTCCAGATCACACCTTTCCCGGAGACAACGCGCGATATCAGGCGGACCTCTACGATGCGGTCTACATGGCGATGATCCTCGTCTTCGATCAGGGTATGAGTCTCTTACACCAGGCCTCGAAGATTTACGACGATGGACTGGACCAGGCTGAAATCGCCCGCATCTGGTGCGGGGGCTGTATTATCCGCTCCGCCTTGTTGACGACCATCCGGCAAACGCATCTGGACCATCCGGACTTGTCCAATTTGCTTCTGGATTCGAGGCTGGGGCAGGAAGTCGATTCCCGACAGGAGCAGCTTCGGAACGTCGTCACCCTGGCTGCTGAATTGGGCGTTCCTATTCCTGGATTGATGTCCGCCCTGGCCTACTACGACGCTACACGCAGCGCCTGGCTGCCGGCGAATCTCATACAGGCACAGCGGGATTACTTCGGTGCACACAGGTTTCAACATGTAGACAGTCAGGGAGATTTCCACAACCAATGGGTAAAGGAGCAAACATCATGA
- the zwf gene encoding glucose-6-phosphate dehydrogenase, whose translation MNNMRPKSTEMVIFGAGGDLTWRKLMPALYDLFLDQWLPEQFAIIGVDRKAMNAKKFHQRLREGVDRFSRHGATDAKNWKAFSSYIVEYISADFSDAETYRDLAKKLDAREQDWGVPGVRLFYLATPPSMVEVIAPALRDSGLVEDSDRSRIVVEKPFGRDLESAQALNRLLEKSFEEKQIYRIDHYLGKETVQNILAFRFANALFEPLWDRRYIDHIQITVAEQVGIEHRGAYYEKAGALRDMIQNHLMQILCLIAMEPPVCFDDNEIRNKKVDVLRAIRPISVEKAHLYAARGQYSAGWEEGEKVTGYRQEPDVAPDSNTETFAALKLFVDNWRWQGIPFYLRTGKRLPVRASEVVIEFRPVPHQSFPNASVPNWHPNRLVIRIQPSEDILLRFQAKQPGPRLLLSPVEMRFSYADAFQTIPPEAYETLLLDAMLGDATLFMRADQVEAAWAIITPILKAWEQDPPVDFPNYRASSWGPEAAEVLIAQDGRSWIQPDLGSEGDSELGGGKQSTGRVYRAQTSASSHDGKGNKEVQKSKTES comes from the coding sequence ATGAACAACATGCGGCCCAAATCGACAGAAATGGTGATCTTTGGAGCAGGAGGAGATCTGACCTGGCGCAAGTTGATGCCGGCGCTTTACGATCTATTTTTGGATCAATGGCTGCCGGAGCAATTCGCGATCATCGGGGTGGATCGTAAAGCGATGAACGCGAAAAAATTCCATCAACGGCTGCGAGAAGGCGTTGATCGATTCTCGAGGCACGGCGCAACGGACGCGAAGAATTGGAAAGCATTCAGCTCGTACATCGTTGAGTACATCAGCGCCGATTTCTCCGATGCAGAAACGTATCGGGATTTGGCCAAGAAACTCGACGCCCGCGAGCAGGATTGGGGGGTTCCTGGGGTGCGTCTGTTCTATCTGGCCACACCGCCTTCGATGGTCGAGGTAATTGCTCCCGCACTCCGTGATTCCGGTTTGGTGGAAGACTCCGATCGCTCGCGAATCGTGGTGGAAAAACCATTCGGGAGAGATCTCGAATCGGCCCAAGCCTTGAATCGCTTGCTCGAAAAAAGCTTCGAAGAAAAACAGATTTACCGTATCGATCATTACCTGGGGAAGGAAACGGTACAGAACATCCTCGCCTTCCGCTTCGCCAATGCCCTCTTCGAGCCCCTTTGGGATCGACGCTACATCGACCACATCCAGATAACGGTCGCAGAACAGGTCGGCATAGAACACCGTGGTGCATATTATGAAAAGGCAGGCGCACTGCGTGATATGATCCAGAATCACTTAATGCAGATCTTGTGTCTGATTGCTATGGAACCCCCGGTATGTTTCGACGACAACGAAATTCGAAACAAGAAAGTCGACGTGCTGCGCGCCATCCGGCCGATCAGTGTGGAGAAAGCCCACCTATACGCTGCACGCGGCCAGTACAGCGCGGGATGGGAGGAGGGGGAAAAGGTCACGGGCTACCGACAAGAACCGGATGTTGCGCCGGATTCGAACACAGAAACATTCGCCGCCCTGAAATTGTTCGTCGACAACTGGCGCTGGCAGGGAATTCCGTTCTATCTGCGTACGGGGAAACGCTTGCCCGTGAGAGCTTCCGAGGTCGTAATCGAATTCCGCCCCGTTCCACACCAATCATTCCCCAACGCATCTGTCCCGAATTGGCATCCCAACCGCCTGGTCATCCGCATCCAACCCAGCGAAGACATCCTTCTTCGCTTCCAGGCCAAACAGCCCGGGCCCCGTTTGCTGCTCAGTCCGGTAGAAATGCGATTCAGCTATGCGGATGCATTCCAAACCATCCCACCGGAAGCCTATGAAACACTCCTGCTGGATGCGATGCTCGGCGACGCCACGCTGTTCATGCGCGCCGACCAAGTGGAAGCTGCGTGGGCCATCATCACGCCAATCCTCAAAGCCTGGGAGCAAGATCCACCCGTCGATTTTCCAAATTACCGAGCGAGTTCGTGGGGCCCGGAAGCCGCCGAAGTCCTCATCGCCCAAGACGGCCGCAGTTGGATTCAACCCGACCTGGGTTCAGAAGGCGATTCGGAGTTAGGAGGTGGCAAGCAGAGTACCGGTCGGGTATATCGTGCCCAGACGTCAGCTTCGTCACACGATGGAAAAGGAAACAAGGAAGTTCAAAAGTCAAAAACCGAGAGTTGA